One window of Fodinicurvata sediminis DSM 21159 genomic DNA carries:
- the tmk gene encoding dTMP kinase: protein MEQGRFISIEGGEGAGKSTQIQALSQKLDSLGLAVKCTREPGGSAGAEEIRRLLVEGLAGRWDATSEALLVLAARRDHLTKTVWPAMEEGTWVICDRFLDSTYAYQGYGHGLPLDSLDQLHAFTLGAFRPDLTILIDLPIEDGLRRAHSRQDRETRFESLERAFHERVRHGFLERAQQDPARFIVLDGSQSLEQVSDQMIQAVLSRFELFVEE, encoded by the coding sequence ATGGAGCAGGGGCGGTTCATATCGATTGAAGGCGGCGAGGGTGCAGGCAAGTCAACACAGATCCAGGCACTCAGCCAGAAGCTCGACAGCCTGGGATTGGCCGTCAAGTGCACACGCGAGCCTGGCGGCAGTGCAGGAGCCGAGGAAATCAGGCGACTGCTTGTTGAAGGCCTGGCCGGACGCTGGGATGCCACCAGTGAAGCTCTTCTGGTCCTGGCGGCGCGAAGGGATCACTTAACCAAGACTGTCTGGCCAGCCATGGAAGAGGGAACCTGGGTCATCTGCGACCGTTTCCTTGATTCCACTTATGCCTACCAGGGGTACGGTCACGGGCTGCCCCTGGACAGTCTGGACCAACTACATGCATTTACGCTGGGAGCATTCCGGCCGGATTTGACGATTCTGATCGATCTCCCGATCGAAGATGGCCTCAGGCGGGCCCACAGCCGTCAGGATCGGGAAACCCGTTTCGAAAGCCTGGAGCGGGCGTTTCACGAGCGGGTGCGCCATGGATTCCTGGAGAGAGCTCAGCAGGATCCGGCGCGCTTCATCGTTCTTGACGGCTCTCAATCACTTGAGCAGGTCTCCGATCAGATGATTCAGGCTGTCCTGTCCAGGTTCGAACTGTTTGTTGAAGAATGA
- a CDS encoding MBL fold metallo-hydrolase: MKVKILGCGGSGGVPLATGKPGGDWRSCSPDNPRNRRRRCSVHLETGQGTGILIDTAPDLRAQVLSEGVQRIDMVLFTHDHADHTHGLDDLRAFAYGREHPIPAYMSRDTHESLTPKFSYAFESTHTNSRLYPAMLSDRVFDYGEFEAEGIPITAIRQSHGNIETTGFRIGKFAYSTDVVDFQDKELEKLKGIDVWIVDSLRQEPHPTHAHFEKTLEWIRQIRPRQAVLTHMNHTMDYERVKQLCPEGVEPAYDGMVLQCDG; the protein is encoded by the coding sequence ATGAAGGTGAAGATTCTTGGGTGTGGCGGCTCAGGTGGCGTCCCTCTGGCGACTGGCAAGCCAGGAGGGGATTGGCGTTCCTGCAGCCCGGACAATCCCCGGAACAGGCGCCGCCGCTGTTCGGTGCATCTCGAAACCGGGCAGGGGACGGGCATATTGATCGATACGGCGCCCGATCTCCGTGCCCAGGTACTCAGTGAAGGCGTTCAACGGATCGACATGGTGCTCTTCACGCATGATCATGCCGATCACACACATGGCCTCGATGACCTGCGGGCCTTCGCCTATGGTCGGGAACATCCTATCCCGGCCTACATGTCACGTGACACACATGAAAGCCTGACACCAAAATTCTCCTACGCTTTTGAATCCACACACACAAATAGCCGTCTTTACCCGGCAATGCTTTCGGACAGAGTCTTTGACTACGGTGAGTTCGAGGCAGAAGGAATCCCGATCACGGCAATCCGGCAGTCACACGGAAATATCGAGACGACGGGCTTTCGAATCGGCAAGTTTGCCTATTCCACCGATGTGGTAGATTTCCAGGATAAAGAACTGGAAAAACTGAAAGGTATCGATGTCTGGATTGTTGACAGCCTGCGCCAGGAACCGCATCCAACCCATGCCCATTTCGAAAAGACACTGGAATGGATCAGGCAGATACGGCCACGACAGGCCGTACTGACCCACATGAATCACACGATGGATTATGAGCGCGTGAAACAGCTTTGTCCCGAGGGAGTGGAGCCAGCCTATGACGGCATGGTTCTTCAGTGTGACGGGTGA
- a CDS encoding D-alanyl-D-alanine carboxypeptidase family protein, whose translation MPALPRYTALISGLFLLSFVIAPLAKAFETEAREAILLDHETGSVLFEKQADKAMPPASMSKIMTAYMVFGRLEEGRLSMNDTLPVSEKAWRKGGSKMFVEVGEEVAVRDLLRGVIVQSGNDACIVLAEGISGSEEAFAREMTEVGREIGLQNSTFANATGWPHPDHRMSARDLATLASHIIEEYPQYYEIYSETEFTWNDIRQGNRNPLLYRNIGADGLKTGHTEEAGYGLTASAVQDGRRLIMVVTGLDSVNQRAEEASRLLSWGFREFENFNLAEKDEPIDEAAVWLGAEATVPLVAEDELVVTLPHAARDELEARIVYEGPVPAPIEKGQMIGTLILSAPGMPEQEIPLLAAKDVDKAGLFGRLFAAGKYLVLGNP comes from the coding sequence ATGCCAGCCTTGCCTCGGTATACCGCTCTCATATCCGGACTCTTTCTGCTTTCATTCGTCATTGCGCCCTTGGCAAAGGCGTTTGAAACGGAAGCACGTGAGGCCATTCTCCTGGATCATGAAACCGGCAGCGTCCTTTTCGAAAAGCAGGCTGACAAGGCGATGCCACCAGCGTCCATGAGCAAGATCATGACGGCTTACATGGTCTTTGGTCGACTGGAGGAGGGACGCCTTTCCATGAATGACACACTGCCCGTCAGTGAAAAGGCCTGGCGGAAAGGTGGCTCCAAGATGTTCGTCGAAGTGGGCGAAGAGGTCGCGGTCCGGGACTTGCTGCGCGGCGTTATCGTCCAATCCGGGAATGACGCCTGTATCGTTCTCGCCGAAGGCATTTCAGGCAGCGAGGAGGCTTTCGCGCGTGAAATGACCGAAGTGGGCCGGGAAATAGGACTGCAGAACAGCACTTTTGCCAATGCAACCGGGTGGCCCCATCCTGATCATCGCATGTCAGCACGTGACTTGGCCACTCTTGCAAGCCACATCATCGAGGAATATCCCCAGTACTATGAAATCTATTCGGAAACGGAGTTCACTTGGAACGACATCCGTCAGGGAAACCGTAATCCGTTGCTTTACAGGAATATCGGTGCGGATGGGCTGAAAACAGGACACACAGAAGAAGCCGGCTACGGCCTGACGGCTTCGGCTGTACAGGATGGTCGCCGTCTGATCATGGTGGTGACTGGCCTGGACAGTGTGAACCAGCGCGCCGAAGAGGCCAGCCGCTTGCTGTCCTGGGGATTTCGCGAGTTCGAAAACTTCAATCTGGCGGAGAAGGACGAGCCTATCGATGAGGCCGCTGTATGGCTGGGTGCCGAGGCGACGGTCCCCCTGGTTGCCGAAGACGAACTCGTTGTAACCTTGCCGCATGCGGCCCGAGATGAACTGGAGGCCCGCATCGTATATGAAGGCCCTGTGCCTGCGCCGATAGAAAAGGGCCAGATGATTGGAACCCTGATATTGTCCGCACCGGGCATGCCGGAACAGGAAATACCGCTGCTTGCCGCAAAGGATGTGGACAAGGCCGGCTTGTTTGGGCGCCTCTTTGCCGCGGGGAAATATCTTGTCCTTGGAAATCCGTAG
- a CDS encoding septal ring lytic transglycosylase RlpA family protein, which translates to MSYKRLPLAFLVLGTVGLIAAGCSEVQMAAHTAKSVRDGGGSGQIGSYKVGQPYQISGVWYHPTVDYEYNETGIASWYGPGFHGKATANGEQYDQNSLTAAHPTLPLPSMVRVTNLENGRSLKLRINDRGPFANNRIIDISKRGAQLLGFEKQGTAKVRITVLENESRQLAAAAQGKKAPEPVVQQAVYRPEDLQPTKQQVAAAPVSRVSTERLSSSSNQEEAPEPDGIVSQESVSSSDLYIQAGSFTEYTNATRLADRLSTHGDVRIAPVSVDGRDFYRVQIGPVASVGDADGLLENLISNGYKQSHVVVQ; encoded by the coding sequence ATGTCATACAAACGCTTGCCTCTTGCTTTTCTGGTTCTGGGCACCGTCGGGCTGATTGCGGCAGGGTGCTCCGAAGTCCAGATGGCTGCACACACCGCCAAATCTGTTCGAGACGGTGGTGGTTCCGGGCAAATCGGATCATACAAGGTTGGTCAGCCTTATCAGATCAGTGGTGTCTGGTATCACCCGACGGTGGACTACGAATACAACGAGACCGGGATTGCCTCCTGGTACGGTCCCGGGTTTCATGGCAAGGCCACAGCTAATGGCGAGCAGTATGACCAGAATTCACTTACGGCTGCGCACCCGACCCTGCCGCTTCCCAGTATGGTACGGGTGACCAACCTTGAGAACGGGCGCTCCCTCAAGCTGCGAATCAACGACCGCGGCCCATTTGCCAATAATCGCATCATCGACATATCAAAACGCGGCGCCCAGCTCCTGGGCTTTGAAAAACAGGGAACAGCAAAGGTTCGCATCACCGTTCTGGAAAATGAAAGTCGTCAACTCGCCGCAGCAGCACAGGGGAAGAAGGCACCTGAGCCCGTTGTCCAGCAGGCTGTTTATAGGCCTGAGGATCTTCAGCCAACCAAACAGCAGGTGGCGGCTGCTCCGGTGTCGCGTGTCAGCACTGAGCGTCTTTCCTCGTCTTCAAACCAGGAGGAAGCGCCCGAGCCGGATGGAATCGTTTCCCAGGAATCTGTCAGCTCCAGCGATCTTTACATTCAGGCAGGTTCATTCACCGAGTACACCAACGCCACACGCCTGGCAGATCGTTTGTCGACCCACGGGGACGTGCGTATAGCGCCCGTTTCAGTCGATGGCCGTGATTTCTATCGCGTGCAGATTGGACCTGTCGCTTCGGTGGGGGATGCGGACGGCCTTTTGGAGAACCTGATTTCCAATGGTTACAAGCAATCCCACGTCGTTGTTCAGTAG
- a CDS encoding DUF1499 domain-containing protein, with product MLFGFKDIIQVWNVQVNENPVSCSLVIFSRSVTGHYDFGVNRRRVRNWLSELHRALA from the coding sequence ATGTTGTTCGGCTTCAAGGATATTATCCAGGTCTGGAATGTGCAGGTGAATGAGAATCCCGTCTCATGCAGTCTTGTGATCTTCAGCCGTTCCGTTACTGGACACTATGATTTCGGAGTTAACCGAAGGCGCGTGCGCAACTGGTTGTCCGAACTGCACAGGGCACTAGCCTAA
- a CDS encoding TatD family hydrolase: MLVDSHCHLDYLEHDGAALDDIVARAHANGVERLVTICTKLSEFDRVLGIARRYPGIYCSVGVHPHEAGQEGVEHADRLLALTDDPKVVGIGETGLDYYYENSPRKAQQVSFRAHIAAARESGLPLIVHARDADDDTIAILREEHKAGAFPGVIHCFTAGPALAEAALDIGFYISLAGIVTFKKAENLRETVRNVPIDSLLVETDSPFLAPIPKRGKRNEPSYVVHTAEKLAEIKDMTPEDLARRTTENFDCLFSKASTREASPSA; this comes from the coding sequence ATGCTTGTAGATTCACATTGCCACTTGGATTACCTGGAACACGATGGCGCAGCGCTGGACGATATCGTTGCCCGTGCGCATGCAAATGGTGTCGAGCGCCTGGTAACCATCTGTACGAAGCTTTCCGAGTTTGACCGGGTACTTGGGATCGCACGGCGCTATCCCGGTATCTACTGCTCGGTTGGTGTTCATCCCCATGAAGCCGGCCAAGAGGGCGTAGAACATGCCGATCGCCTGCTTGCGTTAACAGACGATCCCAAGGTGGTCGGAATTGGCGAAACAGGACTGGACTACTACTACGAAAACAGCCCGCGCAAGGCACAACAGGTATCCTTTCGCGCCCACATCGCAGCTGCACGTGAAAGCGGCTTGCCCTTGATCGTCCATGCCCGCGATGCAGATGACGATACAATCGCCATCCTGCGCGAAGAGCACAAGGCCGGTGCCTTTCCCGGTGTGATTCACTGCTTTACGGCTGGACCTGCGCTTGCAGAAGCTGCATTGGATATTGGCTTCTATATCTCCCTTGCCGGTATCGTGACCTTCAAGAAAGCGGAGAATCTGCGTGAGACTGTTCGCAATGTTCCCATAGACAGTCTTCTTGTCGAAACGGATTCGCCTTTCCTGGCACCGATTCCCAAACGCGGAAAGAGAAATGAACCTTCCTATGTGGTTCACACGGCGGAGAAACTCGCTGAAATCAAGGATATGACACCCGAAGACTTGGCAAGGCGCACCACCGAGAATTTCGATTGCCTCTTCAGTAAGGCATCTACCAGAGAGGCCAGTCCTTCCGCATGA
- a CDS encoding DNA polymerase III subunit delta', with the protein MKKGSSTPDKEEAEALHPRNTNALLGQETAEDTFCKAMESGRLPHAWLISGPRGVGKATLAYRVVRYLFEEDNTEDAGLFGGGVEPGAQASTGLEFPEDSPVFKQIASGSFPDLRVLERRPDKDGRIKRDIPVDEVRQLGAFLHMTATNGSWRAAILDPVDELGQQGANALLKSLEEPPEKTLLLLISHNPGRLLPTIRSRCRQLSLPPLEATVVEQLLERHLPDLHKDERILLTYLSEGSIGRALDLNQAGGADLYIQMVEMMGQLPALDSHKLHAIGDNLARDSQGILFRTMSELMLWWLGQLVRLRATRSTPIGILEGEGEIMQHLSSRRELADWMRLWENLTQLFQQTEQASLDRKQAFITAFGRLQGMAA; encoded by the coding sequence ATGAAAAAAGGCAGCAGCACGCCAGACAAGGAAGAGGCGGAAGCCCTTCATCCACGCAACACGAACGCTCTGTTGGGTCAGGAAACAGCGGAGGATACCTTTTGCAAAGCCATGGAAAGTGGAAGGCTCCCTCATGCCTGGTTGATCTCCGGCCCGAGAGGAGTCGGCAAGGCAACCCTTGCCTATAGGGTCGTCAGGTATCTCTTTGAGGAAGACAACACCGAGGACGCGGGCTTGTTTGGAGGGGGCGTGGAACCAGGCGCTCAAGCGTCAACCGGATTGGAGTTTCCAGAAGACAGTCCAGTGTTCAAGCAGATTGCCTCGGGAAGTTTCCCCGACCTTCGTGTGCTGGAACGCCGTCCGGACAAGGATGGACGAATCAAGCGTGATATTCCGGTGGATGAAGTCCGCCAACTTGGGGCATTCCTGCACATGACGGCAACGAATGGAAGTTGGCGCGCCGCCATCCTGGATCCGGTAGACGAACTTGGGCAGCAAGGGGCGAATGCCTTGCTGAAGAGCCTGGAAGAGCCGCCGGAGAAGACGCTGCTTCTGCTGATCAGCCATAACCCCGGTCGCCTGTTGCCGACCATTCGTTCCCGTTGCCGACAGCTCTCCCTGCCGCCGCTTGAGGCCACGGTTGTCGAGCAGCTTCTGGAACGCCATCTGCCAGATCTGCATAAGGACGAACGAATCCTGCTGACTTACCTGTCCGAAGGCAGTATCGGTCGCGCCCTCGACCTGAATCAGGCTGGAGGTGCCGATCTCTATATCCAGATGGTTGAGATGATGGGTCAACTTCCCGCCTTGGATAGCCACAAGCTTCACGCGATCGGGGACAACCTGGCAAGGGACAGCCAGGGTATCCTGTTCCGGACCATGAGCGAACTTATGCTCTGGTGGCTGGGGCAACTCGTCAGGCTAAGGGCAACAAGAAGTACGCCTATCGGTATCCTGGAAGGGGAAGGTGAGATCATGCAGCACCTTTCCTCGAGACGCGAACTTGCGGACTGGATGAGGCTATGGGAAAACCTCACCCAGCTCTTTCAGCAAACCGAGCAGGCAAGCCTGGATCGCAAGCAGGCTTTCATAACGGCTTTTGGACGCCTGCAGGGCATGGCAGCCTGA
- a CDS encoding lytic murein transglycosylase, with product MDPSFKEWVAELRDQALDEGISPNTFDRAFERVRPLDRVIELDRSQPEFTLSFWRYMSNAVNDRRIEQGRELLQQHRPLLQRVEQRYGVQPRFLVAFWGLETNYGGTFGNFPVISALATLAYDERRSAFFREELMHALKILDSGDISPERMEGSWAGAMGHLQFMPSTYTAYATDADGDSRRDIWGSMPDVFASAANFLSSIGWRGDETWGQEVRLPADFDWSLVSIETMPETLKTIDEWKAIGLRGADGATLPVDNREAAVILPAGSDGPAFLVYHNYTRILQWNRSILYAVAVGYLADKLVGGPDLTVSAPQEDVRLSVDQVEEIQSRLGRLGFNAGPADGKVGPMTRNAIREYQKSRDIPADAFPSRKLLRQIRSEE from the coding sequence ATGGATCCCTCATTCAAGGAGTGGGTCGCCGAACTGCGCGACCAGGCGTTGGATGAGGGCATTTCCCCGAACACCTTTGATCGGGCTTTCGAGCGTGTCCGTCCATTGGACAGAGTGATAGAGCTTGACCGCAGCCAGCCGGAGTTCACTCTGAGTTTCTGGCGATACATGTCCAATGCCGTGAATGACCGACGTATCGAACAAGGACGCGAACTCCTGCAGCAACACCGCCCACTGTTACAGAGAGTCGAGCAACGCTATGGCGTACAGCCACGTTTCCTGGTGGCATTCTGGGGCCTGGAAACCAACTATGGCGGGACATTCGGCAATTTTCCGGTCATTTCCGCCCTGGCAACCCTTGCTTATGACGAGCGTCGCAGTGCGTTCTTCCGCGAAGAACTCATGCATGCCTTGAAAATTCTGGATTCCGGGGACATCAGCCCCGAGCGCATGGAAGGATCCTGGGCCGGAGCCATGGGGCACCTGCAATTCATGCCTTCCACCTATACAGCCTACGCTACGGATGCGGATGGCGACAGTCGACGGGACATCTGGGGCAGCATGCCGGATGTTTTCGCTTCGGCCGCCAACTTCCTGAGCTCCATAGGTTGGCGTGGTGACGAAACCTGGGGGCAGGAGGTTCGTCTTCCAGCAGATTTCGACTGGTCTCTGGTTTCCATAGAAACCATGCCCGAAACACTAAAGACGATCGACGAATGGAAAGCTATTGGGCTACGCGGAGCCGATGGGGCAACCTTGCCGGTCGATAATCGTGAGGCTGCCGTGATTCTGCCGGCGGGAAGCGATGGCCCAGCCTTTCTCGTCTATCACAATTATACGCGTATCCTTCAATGGAACCGCTCCATCCTATATGCTGTTGCCGTGGGCTACCTGGCAGACAAGCTGGTTGGTGGGCCAGACCTGACTGTATCTGCCCCCCAGGAGGATGTGCGCCTGAGCGTTGATCAGGTGGAAGAAATACAGTCTCGGCTTGGACGGCTTGGCTTCAATGCTGGGCCTGCGGATGGCAAGGTCGGGCCCATGACCCGCAATGCAATTCGGGAATACCAGAAAAGCCGTGACATACCCGCAGATGCCTTTCCCAGCAGGAAGCTATTGCGGCAAATCCGCTCTGAGGAATGA
- the metG gene encoding methionine--tRNA ligase yields the protein MTRDQDRYYVTTPIYYVNDVPHIGHAYTTLACDVLARFMRLDGREVHFLTGTDEHGQKVEKSARKAGVEPQKFTDDVSENFRALARQMNYSNDDFIRTTESRHKEAVQAIWKALVYSGDIYLGSYSGWYAVRDEAFYNEDELTRDEEGRMIAPSGAEAEWLEEPSYFFRLSRWQEPLLKFYEENPDFIGPESRRNEVMSFVRGGLRDLSVSRTTFNWGITVPDDPDHVVYVWLDALTNYITAVGYPDTDCESFRKFWPADVHMVGKDILRFHAVYWPAFLMAADLPLPRRIYAHGWLMNRGEKMSKSLGNVLRPQDMVERYGLDPVRYYLLREVPFGSDGYISHETMVARLNGDLANDLGNLAQRVLSMIHKNCDASVPTPGEYQSSDRILLDKAAGVLQTVRQEFSQQTFHRGLEAIWQIVGDANRYVDEQAPWVLRKTDPERMGTVLYVLADTIRRLGLMIQPVMPDAMSRLLDQLNVSGEQRSFAYMEASLQPGEVLPKPEGIFPRYVDSEESQKTT from the coding sequence ATGACGCGTGATCAGGATCGCTACTACGTCACTACACCTATCTATTACGTGAACGATGTTCCTCACATCGGGCATGCCTATACAACGCTGGCCTGCGACGTCCTGGCCCGTTTCATGCGCCTCGATGGACGAGAGGTCCACTTCCTGACCGGCACTGATGAGCATGGCCAGAAGGTCGAGAAATCGGCACGCAAGGCCGGCGTGGAACCCCAGAAGTTCACGGATGATGTCAGCGAGAACTTCCGCGCCCTTGCGCGCCAGATGAACTATTCGAATGATGATTTTATCCGTACGACGGAATCCCGCCACAAGGAAGCCGTGCAGGCTATCTGGAAGGCCCTTGTCTACTCCGGCGACATCTACCTTGGCAGCTATTCGGGATGGTACGCCGTCCGGGATGAGGCCTTCTACAATGAAGACGAACTGACGCGGGACGAGGAAGGGCGCATGATCGCGCCTTCAGGCGCAGAAGCCGAATGGCTGGAAGAACCTTCCTATTTCTTTCGTCTGTCGCGCTGGCAAGAGCCACTGCTGAAGTTTTATGAAGAGAACCCTGATTTCATCGGCCCGGAGAGCCGCCGAAATGAAGTCATGTCCTTCGTAAGGGGCGGCTTGCGCGATCTTTCAGTAAGCCGGACGACCTTCAACTGGGGAATAACTGTGCCGGACGATCCCGATCATGTGGTCTACGTTTGGCTGGATGCCCTGACCAACTACATCACGGCCGTCGGTTATCCGGATACCGACTGCGAGTCCTTCCGGAAATTCTGGCCCGCCGACGTTCATATGGTGGGCAAGGATATCCTGCGCTTCCATGCCGTTTACTGGCCGGCTTTCCTGATGGCGGCCGATCTGCCCTTGCCGCGCCGCATCTACGCACATGGCTGGTTGATGAATCGCGGGGAAAAGATGTCAAAATCGCTGGGAAATGTCCTGCGGCCACAGGATATGGTCGAGCGTTATGGCCTGGATCCCGTGCGCTATTACCTGTTGCGTGAAGTTCCTTTTGGCTCTGATGGCTACATCAGCCACGAGACCATGGTGGCCCGCCTAAACGGAGACTTGGCCAACGATCTCGGAAACCTGGCGCAGCGTGTCCTGTCCATGATCCACAAGAATTGCGATGCGTCCGTGCCGACCCCCGGTGAATATCAATCGTCAGATCGTATCTTATTGGACAAGGCGGCTGGTGTCCTGCAGACGGTCCGGCAGGAATTTTCGCAACAAACCTTCCACCGAGGTCTCGAGGCCATATGGCAAATCGTGGGTGATGCCAATCGATACGTTGACGAGCAAGCTCCCTGGGTGCTGCGCAAGACCGATCCTGAGCGCATGGGAACCGTGCTCTACGTGCTTGCGGATACAATTCGCCGACTGGGACTGATGATCCAGCCCGTCATGCCGGATGCCATGAGCCGTCTCCTGGATCAGTTGAATGTCTCTGGAGAGCAACGCAGCTTTGCTTACATGGAAGCAAGCCTGCAGCCAGGGGAAGTGCTGCCCAAACCGGAAGGCATCTTTCCGCGTTATGTTGATTCTGAAGAAAGCCAGAAAACAACCTGA
- a CDS encoding trypsin-like serine peptidase — translation MKVFSIIYIMRKIYDGMRSVYLDMRMPLFVMLLVLCSTQFQSTSAQDSLSLPGIIGSDNRVPIDSSAWPWTSIGRVNRTVGGFCTGTLVAPRHVLTAAHCMFDSRNGRPLAPEEVHFVAGYKRDNYVAHSKANRIHLADGFQYGNSDGDTLSNDWALIELREDIPLRPLSFHEFTREGQNLRLPANPSILRAGYSQDRAHLLAAHSGCSVEGTAESGRILLHNCDATRGDSGSALLLKSQEGDYRILGVSVAVRQYGNQSYGVAVPSLNFSEELSARGLLP, via the coding sequence ATGAAAGTATTTTCCATAATATACATTATGCGAAAAATATATGATGGCATGCGCAGCGTTTATCTCGACATGAGAATGCCCCTCTTCGTTATGCTCCTCGTTCTGTGCAGCACGCAATTCCAAAGCACTTCTGCGCAAGACAGCCTTTCACTACCCGGAATCATAGGCAGCGATAATCGTGTTCCAATCGACAGCTCGGCTTGGCCCTGGACGTCCATAGGGCGTGTCAATCGAACCGTTGGCGGCTTTTGCACAGGTACCCTGGTAGCCCCGCGTCATGTGCTGACGGCCGCACATTGCATGTTCGATTCCAGGAACGGTCGTCCATTGGCACCGGAAGAGGTTCATTTCGTCGCCGGCTACAAGAGAGATAATTATGTCGCCCACTCCAAGGCAAATCGCATTCACCTTGCGGACGGTTTCCAGTATGGAAACTCGGACGGAGATACGCTTTCCAATGATTGGGCACTAATAGAGCTGCGAGAAGACATCCCGCTTCGCCCATTGTCTTTTCACGAATTCACGCGTGAAGGACAGAACCTTCGGCTGCCGGCAAATCCGTCCATTCTGAGAGCCGGATACAGTCAGGACCGAGCCCATCTCCTCGCCGCTCATAGTGGATGTTCCGTTGAAGGCACGGCCGAGAGTGGACGTATCCTCCTTCATAACTGCGACGCGACTCGCGGAGATTCCGGTTCTGCCCTTTTGTTGAAGTCGCAGGAGGGCGATTACAGGATCCTGGGTGTCAGCGTGGCGGTGCGCCAGTATGGAAACCAGAGTTATGGCGTTGCGGTCCCTTCCCTCAATTTCAGTGAAGAGTTGAGTGCCAGGGGGCTGTTGCCCTGA